A region of the Pseudarthrobacter sp. MM222 genome:
CCTTCCCGCACCCGCTGTATCACGGCGACACCCTGTACACGGAGACCATCGTGACCGGCAAGCGGCTGTCCTCCTCCCGCCCCGGGCAGGGCGTCGTGACTCTGAAGCACACCGGCCGGAACCAGCACGGCGACGTCGTGGCCCTCGCCACGCGCAGCTGCCTGATGTGGACGCGCGCGGCCCACACCGCCGCGCAGGACGAAAACTCCGAACGGATAGAAACTGCCGGGAAAGAATCTGCCCTGAAAGAACGCGCTCAAGAGGGGAGAATAGACACATGAGTTTTTTGATGGGTCCTGCCCTGCTGTTCTGCCCGGCCGACCGTCCCGAGCGCTACCAGAAGGCTGCCGAGCGTGCTGACGCGGTCATCGTGGACCTGGAGGACGCGGTGGCGCCGGCAGACAAGCAGCGCGCCCGCGGCGCCATCCTCGCCCAGCTTGGCTCCGCCGGCGATGTGCCGGAACTGGATCCGAGCCGGACCATCATCCGGCTCAACCCGGCGGGTAGCGAGGAGTTCGAGAAGGACCTGCACTGCCTCAAGCACACCCCATACCGGCACGTCATGCTGGCCAAGGCGGAGAGTGCGGCCCAACTCAGGGCGCTGGAAGGCTACAGCGTGATTGCGCTCTGCGAGACGGCAGCCGGGATCCTGAACGCCGCCGCCATCGCCGCCGAACCGAACGTTGTGGGCCTGATGTGGGGCGCCGAGGACCTGCTCGCCTCCCTCGGAGGCACCTCCAGCCGGACCGACGACGGCGGCTACCGTGCG
Encoded here:
- a CDS encoding HpcH/HpaI aldolase/citrate lyase family protein; translation: MSFLMGPALLFCPADRPERYQKAAERADAVIVDLEDAVAPADKQRARGAILAQLGSAGDVPELDPSRTIIRLNPAGSEEFEKDLHCLKHTPYRHVMLAKAESAAQLRALEGYSVIALCETAAGILNAAAIAAEPNVVGLMWGAEDLLASLGGTSSRTDDGGYRAVALHARSTVLLAARASGKEAVDSVYVNIPDLVGLAVEARDAVASGFGSKACIHPNQVAVVRGAYAPSEADVAAAAELLDAAAGAGAGVFQHKGKMIDGPILKHAEFTLRRAGRSPV